The Sebastes fasciatus isolate fSebFas1 chromosome 4, fSebFas1.pri, whole genome shotgun sequence genome window below encodes:
- the LOC141765704 gene encoding uncharacterized protein LOC141765704, producing the protein MASNVAARAKQPDLGLQFLYLLILFIISALFVLFIDKEAHEEAQEEERKQRVLAFKQTIFQAFSWVLDVVAGNVAGALNVLLQYVTHFLQATGIQVGLPVNPVTPEGVIFVAQWVFLLLICYGVITLAFLLVTFFLKCLWWLLKVGVALACFGLILNDHSVDIKIMVFRLLSLGCICLLLSIRPWKAAKIVHLDEHVKILENRVREMDRWKRKCTILSCCGILCFGIFVVFVFCTVIFNSKKL; encoded by the exons ATGGCTTCTAACGTGGCTGCACGTGCTAAACAACCAGACCTTGGTTTGCAGTTTTTGTACCTCTTGATTCTTTTTATAATTTCTGCACTGTTCGTATTGTTTATTGACAAGGAGGCACACGAGGAGGCacaagaggaggaaagaaagcaGAGGGTACTTGCCTTTAAACAG ACCATCTTCCAGGCTTTCTCCTGGGTTCTGGATGTTGTGGCAGGAAATGTGGCCGGTGCTCTGAACGTGCTCTTACAGTATGTCACACACTTCCTGCAGGCTACTGGAATCCAAg TTGGCCTTCCTGTCAACCCAGTGACACCAGAAGGGGTCATCTTTGTCGCTCAGTGGGTTTTTCTGCTACTCATATGCTACGGGGTGATCACTCTTGCCTTTCTATTGGTCACCTTCTTCCTGAAGTGCTTGTGGTGGCTGCTGAAAGTGGGAGTGGCATTGGCCTGTTTTGGACTAATCCTGAATGACCACAGTGTCGACATAAAAATCATGGTATTTAGACTGTTGAGCCTGGGGTGCATCTGCCTCCTATTGAGCATCAGGCCGTGGAAGGCTGCTAAAATTGTTCATCTGGATGAGCATGTAAAGATCTTAGAAAATCGAGTCAGAGAGATGGACAGATGGAAAAGAAAATGTACTATTTTGTCTTGTTGTGGGATTTTGTGTTTTGGGATTTTTGTAGtctttgttttttgtactgTCATATTTAATTCAAAGAAATTGTGA